In one window of Helianthus annuus cultivar XRQ/B chromosome 17, HanXRQr2.0-SUNRISE, whole genome shotgun sequence DNA:
- the LOC110926451 gene encoding uncharacterized protein LOC110926451 has protein sequence MPSSEISPSFQNQNLEALLESAKPFLREEFHKIDEKLPTLLEILCSAGAGECYHRIGTFLDHLRHVYRTIKLWKAPDSIALCALFHSVYSNSYSNIVLFDPETSRDKVRSLIGEAAERIAYLFCVVHRQSLVHKCIMCQFTESELREYLKASEVSVMNANDNGVFNGDEKWRKKMQSLVPAGGLIGRHHTTGEEILVSRRMIGVFLLMTIADISEQYFGFQDVLYENTNGRLELDGDRFDTLYPGNGKPGLWMNAASRMAAVYTLLVREEAIFLQENKIGSGIDRDEDIELVIPPVFDHCTTILDANDLIMARDLYWEVVCDDWCDQVTKDKSEGKLVKCIEVNPYVGEPHVLLGQFYLSRGRFEEAEKEIEKGLRLLLEWGGPWDKRISWEGWVAWCRVMLNKAKERSWPQTAWGVINLGLVR, from the coding sequence atGCCGTCATCCGAGATCTCCCCATCCTTCCAAAATCAAAACCTTGAAGCCCTCTTGGAATCCGCCAAGCCTTTCCTCCGTGAAGAATTCCACAAAATCGATGAAAAACTTCCAACCCTACTCGAAATTCTGTGTTCCGCCGGCGCTGGCGAGTGCTACCACCGCATAGGCACCTTCCTCGATCACCTCCGCCATGTCTACCGCACCATCAAGCTATGGAAGGCCCCCGATTCCATCGCACTTTGCGCACTCTTTCACTCCGTTTACTCCAACTCCTACAGTAACATAGTTCTCTTCGACCCAGAAACTAGCCGCGACAAAGTCCGCAGCCTCATCGGTGAGGCTGCAGAGCGAATCGCGTATCTTTTCTGTGTTGTGCACCGCCAGTCTCTCGTTCACAAATGCATCATGTGCCAGTTCACCGAGTCGGAGCTTCGGGAGTATCTCAAGGCTTCCGAGGTTTCGGTGATGAACGCTAACGACAATGGTGTGTTCAATGGCGACGAAAAATGGCGTAAGAAGATGCAGTCACTCGTGCCGGCTGGTGGATTGATCGGGAGACACCACACGACAGGTGAAGAGATTCTGGTGTCACGACGGATGATTGGAGTGTTTCTCCTGATGACCATAGCGGATATCAGCGAGCAATACTTCGGTTTCCAGGACGTGTTATACGAAAACACAAACGGGCGTCTTGAACTGGACGGAGACCGGTTTGATACGTTGTATCCTGGAAACGGGAAACCGGGGTTATGGATGAATGCAGCATCAAGAATGGCTGCAGTTTATACGTTATTGGTGCGAGAAGAAGCTATCTTCTTGCAAGAAAACAAAATTGGTAGTGGGATTGATAGAGATGAAGATATCGAGCTTGTGATCCCTCCGGTTTTCGATCATTGCACCACGATTCTTGATGCAAATGACTTGATCATGGCTCGGGACTTGTACTGGGAGGTGGTTTGTGATGATTGGTGTGACCAGGTTACAAAGGATAAGAGTGAGGGGAAGTTGGTTAAGTGTATTGAGGTGAACCCATACGTTGGTGAGCCACATGTGTTGTTGGGTCAGTTTTATCTGAGCAGAGGGAGGTTTGAGGAGGCTGAAAAGGAGATTGAGAAGGGGTTGAGACTTTTGTTGGAGTGGGGTGGTCCATGGGACAAGAGGATTTCATGGGAAGGGTGGGTGGCTTGGTGCAGGGTGATGTTGAACAAGGCTAAGGAGAGGTCTTGGCCACAAACTGCATGGGGGGTCATCAATTTGGGGCTTGTTAGGTAA